DNA from Macadamia integrifolia cultivar HAES 741 chromosome 12, SCU_Mint_v3, whole genome shotgun sequence:
TTGGATCCGGAGTATTTCCGACGGCAGCAGCTGACAGACAAATCAGATGTGTACTCATTCGGGGTGGTACTGTTTGAGCTCCTATGTGCACGTCCAGTATTGAATCCAACGCTGCCTAAGGAGCAAGTGAGCTTAGCAGAGTGGGCATTACATTGCCAGAAGAAAGGGATGCTTGATCAGATCATGGACCCATATCTCAAGGGGAAGATTGCACCGGAGTGCTTTAAGAAATTTGCAGAGACAGCAGAGAAGTGTGTGGCAGATCAGGGGATTGACCGGCCATCAATGGGTGATGTGCTGTGGAACCTTGAATTCGCATTACAGCTACAGGAGAGCGCTGAGGAGAATGGCAGTGTTATTCAGAGTGACATGGACACAGAGGAGATCCAATTCAAGAAAAGCAGTGAAGGGAAGAAGGACCCAGATGGGTATGAGGGGAACATGACAGATTCAAGAAGCAGTGGGATTACAATGAGCATTGGAGGCCAAAGTCTTGCAAGTGAAGCTTCAGATGGTCTGAAACCCAGTCAAGTTTTCTCACAGATCATGAACCCCAAAGGACGTTAAGGGCTCTGCAGGTATCTGTTAGGGTTATATTTGGATAACCACGTTCTGTTCTAtggatttattttccttctcttctgttcATTAACCTTGTTAAAATCATTCTTCTTGTTAATGTTTTTTAAATTTCCGGTGGAAATTGTTTTGGCAGTGTCTTTCACAATTTGTTTTACGAAACTCTAAAGAAGCTTGCTTGTAAGTGATTGTGTTACTTTGGTCTTTGGATTGGTTGTTGATTATTACGGGTCCTCCATTAGCTACATCTGTTCCAATCTGGGgatgatttgaagtgattttatTCATGAGAGAGTTTTTGGTATGGGGGCCCACATAAGCAACTCGTGGTCGGGTGCTTCCTTCAATCACGTGGCAGGTAAGATGgggttgaaattttgtggacaagttTACCGTATGGTCCCTTggtcacatgtcaagtttcaactttGCTAAATTATATAACGTGGTAGattggattgggttgaacttTTTTGGATCCGTAAACCCTGAGGTCCCTTGTTCACATGTCAAGCTTTAGTTTAGCCACATCACAAAACAAACAATTGAAAAATCTAGGAATTTGACATGGGTGTGATGGCCTAGCGAAGGGGTGCATGGACATGTGTGGGAGGATAGGACATTCTATGGGGGTAAATGATTGAACTAGGGTATAAATTTGTAATGTGGTCTATGAGACCATcttgtagatatctaatagtcGGAGCTGCCACGTGGCATTATTAGGTGTTctagtaaaaggaaagaaagtttTGCCTTGTTTTGTTTAGGTCATGTACATGATTATATATGAGAGGTGCTCCTGATAatggattcggctcctctccttAGTAGTGATTGCCTGATAGACTCATAGTTACATGGAAGATCATCGCATGTCCAGGCGATGATCCAATGCTTAGAGAGAGGCGCAGAGAATGAAAGTTTAGCCACATCACAAAACAAACAATTGAAAAATCTAGGAATTTGACATGGGTGTGATGGCCTAGCGAAGGGGTGCATGGACATGTGTGGGAGGATAGGACATTCTATGGGGGTAAATGATTGAACTAGGGTATAAAATTTGTAATGTGGTCTATGAGACCATCTTCTAGATATCTAATAGTTGGAGCTGCCACGTGGCATTATTAGGTGTTctagtaaaaggaaagaaagtttTGCCTTGTTTTGTTTAGGTCATGTACATGATTATATATGAGAGGTGCTACTGATAatggattcggctcctctccttAGTAGTGATTGCCTGATAGACTCATAGCTACATGGAAGATCATCGCATGTCTAGGCGATGATCCAATGCTTAGAGAGGCGCAGAGAATGAAGTGCTGATATTCATTGGATCATTGCTTGAACACGTGGGGCGATCACCTAAGTAGCTATGGGTAAGACCTGGGCGATCATCGCTCAAGAGGGTAGCTGAATCCACTGATAATGGAGTAGGATGAGACTTTTAAGAGATGAAAGTATGATGGGGGTAGTTTTCGGAGTTTGGGCATATGCTCATTTTTCACCCTTTGTTGACTTAGGTTATGTTTGTTTGGCAAAAtatgaatagaaaaagaaacaaaattaagaaaagaaaagtaataaaatgattttttgcaaaatcagaaaagtaataaaatgattttttgcaAAATCTTATAATGAAACTCCGTGAGAAGAAAATATTACCACTCTAAGTAATTTCAAATTTAAGAaggaagaatattttttttccattaaaaaattcacaactagaaacaatagaatatatagtcctattttttttttttttttttccattggcATTCATTTCTTTCCAAACAATTATACCCTTAGACCTTAGTGATGTTGGCAAGAAATTGACAATGTGACATCCTAATATAATAAGTTTCTAAAAACTTATGCAACACGATATAGTAAGCTGTCacccaagggaaaaaaaaaaccaaaacaaaaagaggaGACCCGTACCTAATCTCCATGATTGAGGTAATTATTTAGTTATATAAAATGGGCTGCCATTTGGCATGAGATTGTTGGCTTCGGTGATCTTTGCTTTCGGTTTTCAAATATTTGGTTCTCTTATAGGACTAGAGCCAAGCTGGTTTGATGAGAGGAGGGACCATGGTGTTAATATTTTTCCACTTTGATCCAAAGTATACTTCACCCACAGCCCaaacaccccccaccccccccaaaaaaaaaataaaaaaactaaacatTAGGTAGGATTCTATTGTATATCTCTGCCATCAACAATTGTAGACTTTACCATATGATCAAAGGTAGTAGTGTTGACTGATGTGGCCCAATTGTCATGTTCACATCGACATAATATAATTGCTATGAGTAGTGGTAGCAGTCTATGATGATGACAACTCCCTTGATGATAGGGAGTCACTTAGTATAAGCCAAGAGGTTTTCGCTTTCAGATGGATGGCAACAAATTCCATCTTACACTGTTAATTTAGATTCATATACAGCTCTATTATGACTgctagagaaagaaagagaaatgccAAAAAGCTTGGAACCAAGTTGGTTGGAGACATGATAGGAGGTGAGATGTTGGAACCCAATGGAGATAAGAACCTTCAGTTTATGTTGAACTTTATCATGGAGAAATAAATAATTGTATTTAAAGTAAGTTTATATTTATTTGGtaagagaatgaaagaaaaatcagaaaaaaaaaaaattctcttaagTGTTTGGTGGGAATCAAGGTTATAAAACTTGGAATTGGGAAACTGAATCAGGCCTAGTCCATTTCAATTTTGACTCCAATGAAACCGATTGGAATAGATTTGGTCAAATAATCTTGAACCCTAGAAACTCAGCATGGATTGATCATTTGGGATCAGTTAAAATTGGGATTAGGTTCAATCGATACCATTCTCAAAACTCTACCAGGGCCTCTTTTGTCCAATCAGGTTTTAACGAAGTGTGAATGAGAATGTCTTGTCTTATATCTTTGGCCGGCTATGAATTTAGAAGATACATAGTTTGGATGATGTGGTCCACATGGTCCATTTTGATCACAATGACAACTCTTAACATAAATATGTACATCAACATGGACGTGTTATTGTCATTGTTAGATTAGAGTCTAATCGAATTTCTACTCATGTATCTATCGTAAGTGACTTTTGGGGAAATTTATGTTAGAATTAATGCAGTAATTCTCTTTCAATATCataactttcttcttcttttttgtaaaattttttaaaGTCACATCCACTACTAATAAACAAGTAGCCTTTGATTGGAAAATGTTTAGgaatgaagagaaaagaagattaATTTAATTCGAACTTGGTATGAGTAGTAaactcacacaggggtgtttagtgctttttattgctttcaatgaaagttgcatggttctcatttaaccccgGTATGATCCGGTCTATGCAGTTGTGAGGTCAATATCGGCCCGtaagactagtcaggccgaaggcttggatacccatcgttaacaaaaagaaaaaaagaaaaaaatgattagtttaatttagaTGTCTCAAAGAGATGTGTAAGCACATGTTATTGTTTAACCCCAAACGAATGCTGATTGTTGCAAATAAAATGTATTGAGctaacaacaactacttagcgtagttggtgagctgtggtgtgcaaaaatccaaTGCTCATTAGGAGGTCATGAGTTATagcctcctggctgttacctacttccctccctacctatcaaaataaataaataaaagaaaaagaatcaaaacatCAATCCAAGAACCACTGAGTAATCAAACGTAGATCTCCCAAAAAAGGAGCAATAACGAGCGTACACCGTGATCTTTCAAAATATATCATACTTTTCAATtggtagaaaaaggaaaataaggggCAAACCTAATACGGTGATTTTTCTCCCTACACAAAGTGGTAATTCGAGTGTCTTCCCAATGAAACTCCTCCGTTATTTGCTTTAAATCTGACACTTCCTCCTCATTATGCTTCATCTCAGAATCTACCACTTGAGAAAGATCATCTAAGGAGGTTTAAGAGAGATCATCTAAAGAGGTTGCATGCCATCCCAAAATATGAAGGAATGAATTTCCCTCATCTGATTCCAAACTGTCTCTACACGGAATGAGATTGCCATCCACACTTGCAAGTTGAGTCAAAAAATGTCAACGGATTGAGCCAAGCTATCAATCATAGAGGATTCATGTATAAGAGTAAGACTGTTGTTTCACCCAGTGTGGTGAAATGTGCAAAATGtttaaattttagaaaatcaggttttaagcAATGATGCGTTTTCAAATGCTAATGGCATAAATTTTAGAAATCAGGTTTTAAGCAATGATGGGTTTCAAATGCTAATGACATACTTGATTTTGGCGAACCCAACATTGAAGCCTCTCTCTTACACGCGGGTGCAATTCCTACTAAAAGAGCCAGTATCTTGGTGGAGGTCTACAAGGTATGATGAAGTTTTCTTAGGAAGGCCCATCCATGCAACAAATCCTTATTCAATTGTCATTGTTCACCTTtgaagcatggttttaagtattggtatcgtattgatattgGTTGAAACTGATCCCCAATCGGCCAACCCTTGATCGATCTGAATcagttatttgtattgtttcaagggtaaaaaagcaaaaaaatcgtactttttctaaaaatcaaaaggcAAAAAATGAACAATACTGATCGATCCTCTCCGATActaagaactaaatccatgctttGAAGAGCAATATGAGCATTTGatattatttgaaaaaataaagtatgaaagtaaagaaaagagggattaaAAAAGGAAGTGTGGTAGCAGGTTTGACTTGAAAAGCTGGCGCCTAAGAGTAGGTCGATTGGAATCGAATCTTGTTATATAgtgaatttttaaaaaaaaaatgggagaagatgaagaaaggaATGAAAACTCGAAAatatattgagagagagagagagactcaaatGCATTGAGTGGAGACTAGAGAGAGACATTAAAAAAGACTAGAGCAATATAGCatggtttctgtttttttggtaagTATATAGCATGGTTTCCGAACATATAAGAGTTGGCATCGCTTGAGAGGGCTTTGGCTAATTTAGAGGATAGTAAAACTTTTGATCACAAGTTATCTGATAACAAGTAATTCGATTTGAATTATTCCAACTcaaaaatcgaaatcaaattaaaagattctttattttcaatttcGGTTTTATATTGAAAAGCCCACCTTTTGTGCATGAAAATTGTCTGTAACCTCATCGCTCTCACTACAGGCAATTTGAACCTCACCTTTCGTcattagttttctattttttttctatgcaaatggtgaaaaaattataataatgctATAGGGTTAGAAGGTAGTTGCACCGAACATTTGTGCCAATTTCACTTTGGAGTTTAGTCTTAAAAGATACACTTGATCCAATGGTAAGGTTCAATGGTTGGGAAGATTTGACCATACACTCAGGCATTGGATAATCGCTGCACCTCACCACATACACTTTTAACATCTTGAACCTGTTCAACGGGTGCACCAAAACCTCATGCAAATTTCACTTTGGAGTTTAGTCTTAAAAGATACACTTAATCCAATTGTAAGGTTCAGTGGCTGGGAGGATTTGACTATATACCTCAGGCATTGGATAGTCACTATACCTCACCGCAGGGATTTTTTATCACCCCAAACCTGTCTAGTGAGTGCACAATTGATCACTTACTAAGTGCAAATTTCACTTTGGAGTTTTGTCATAAAAGATACACTTGATCCAACTGTTAGATTCAATGACTGGAAAAATTCGAccatacatctcaagtattGGATTGTCAGTGTACCTCACCACTGACACTTTTTATCACCCCGAATCTGTCCATCGGGTACACACTTGATCACTTGCCCCCCACCATCCTGTCCCcacaacccccaaaaaaaaaaaaaaaaaaaaactttagcaATTTTAGTCTTATTTTGTACTGTCTAAacgtgatttttttctttttataaatctCATTTTCTTCAAAACCTCACCATTTGCAGattaaaataattgaaaataaaagaaccttattttgttttaaacAAAGACCCTCAGGCCTCGCGTTGACGAAGACATCAAGCTCTACTTCATTTCTCCTCTTCTGTTGTTGTTCTTCCGATTCGACTACTGAGAAAACAACTGATCAGATCCAAGTTTCTGCTCGTAGATCTCAAATCATCTttgaaagggagagaaaaaatgTTTACTCTTAGGCTTGTAGGAGGGTTTGTCATCGTTCTTCTTCTAAAGAAACTCTTCGAGAAAAGAACTGATGCTTCTGCAAAGGGTAAGAACGACGCAGCAACTTCATCTGCCACACAAGAGTGCGTTTCGGATTCCTCTTCACCGCTTCCCGCTTCTGGAAAGAACGAGGCAGCAGCATCAAGTGCCACACAGGAGAgtgattcctcttcttcttcttcaccgcTTCCCTCTTCTGGAAAGAACGACGCAGCAGAATCATCATCTGCCACACAAGAGTgcggttcctcttcttcttcttcatcgctTCCCACTTCTGGGTGGGATTAcgaggtgttcttgagctttagaGGTGAGACCCGCACCAACTTCACCGACCACCTTTACAACGCTCTTCTCGATATTGGAATCCGCACGTTCAGGGACAACGAAGAACTCCGAATCGGAGAAAAGATCGATGGGGCGCTTCGCTCTGCGATCCACCAATCCAAAATCGCCATTGTCATCTTCTCAAAAGACTATGCTTCCAGCAAATGGTGCCTCGGTGAAGTTGCAGAGATTGCGGAGTGCATGAAATTAGAGAGAGGCCAAAGAAAAATGAGAGTGATGCCCGTTTTCTACCATGTAGATCCATCTGTCGTCCGAAACCAGACTCCTGGTAGCTCCTATGGGAATGCTTTTCTGGAGCACAAGAAGAATTTCGACGAGGATACCGTAGAGGTGTGGAAGAAGGCTCTGAAAGAGGTTGGTAGATTGAAAGGATGGGATCTGAAGAATACTGCTGATGGGTAAGTCCGATCAACACTCCTCTTACCTTAATAGCTAATGTAATAAAACTCGAGGGTGGGCACTGGGTTAATCTTGATTGATTCGGATTGGAATCAGTTGGTATTTGCCGGAATCAGCCGGACCAAAGAAAAATGGGATCGgagaaaaaaaggatttttgttttttttttttaatccaagaCAATGACTTGAgatatcttttcttcttcttcttattattattatcagtTAGGAGATGACACCAaaaagtaatattttcaatcttcttctcttttttcatttccttcAACTTATCGGGTGGAAGTCGGAAGGGGACTTCCttgattctgatccaactcAGGAAAATCTATAGATTTTTTATCAGATTTTTAAACAATGTTTAAAGTTTTTACCGGATGAAGAAGAATttggttttaccaaaaaaaaaaaaaaaaaaaaaaaaatagaagaagaagaatttggaACTTTGAAGTCAATTTTTCAAACTTATGGTTTTCCAACCGCAAGTAAGGGCTTGGTGTAATAGTAAGATTGTTCCATTGGCagaagcctcatgcactggggaCATCTTTTATAGTTCCCATTTTACTTTGATCTAGATCAACTGATTCACTACCAATCTGGGCAACTTGGGATTGGATTGATACTGGCAGTTGCCAACATGCTTCCTAGTTCAGATCCCTATATCTTTGGTCCTTAACATATATTGAGATATTTGGATGATAATTAGATGTGAAATTAAACATTAATATGGTCACTTAGTGAATCTCCATCTCACCGGAGCAACATCAAGGATCCTATATATCTCGCAATCCAATTTTGCTTATGTGATCTTTGCGATGTTGCCTAGTATTTGATATTAATGTGCTACTGGTTATTCTTCacccaattttgatttttctgagcTAGAGTCGTCGGAAGGTTTTTCCTCGCTTCTCATTCCTTCATCCTTGTCCTTGAATAGTGTTTTGAAAGAGATTAAGAATTTGTGGTACCTTGGTTTCCATCGTTACAAGGCCTAAGATTTCAGTTGTGCACAATAGAGGTTTTTCCACGCTATTGATAAACCTGGCTAGAAATTGTATCACTCTACTGTCTGGTTGCAAGGGGATTTAAAGAGAAgggaattgaaaattttatacttaaaaaaaaaatatatatatgtaattattaccccatgtgaccatatcattacttcaaatcattccatatttggttataaaatttctctttactttgcatccaaaaccttttgctataataagtaaaataaaaattacatgtaaaatgtatcattaccaaatatggttaaaaaaatcaagtaattTATAGAATCACATTGAATCACATGGGGtgatgattataaacattcctTTCtgaagtatgaaaatttcacttcccttcgctttaaattccccttgcaagcAAATGGAGCCTTAATCACAACCTAAATTAGGTAAagtcaaataataataaatttaattCTAAATGACACTAGGCTCACCTCTCTTGAGCACATTTAAGCCCTGCAATTATAGACACCAATTATCATAGGTTGACCACATCTTTTGAGCACATCTAGGCTTGGCAACAATGAAACCAATTTTCGCACATCTAGGCTTGGCAACAATGAAACCAATTTTCACATCTTTTCCATCTCTTTCAAAATATGACTCAAGAATAAAGAGGAAGCTAGGAGTCAACTGCCATTGAAGGGAGGAGTGATTCCTAACAAATAGGGATTAGGGACCCAAATAATTGTATTAGTGGGTCCACAACACCCCGCCAACATGTACTTCTGGGTTCAGGACTTTAGGCGTATTGAGGGAGGGAGCATCAGCTTAGCTTGTCCTTTCAATTGCTTGCTAGGCTATGACTTTGATTGTGTGTAAGGTTTTATGAGTTattgttgggtaattgtattacaatttcttacaaaatataaattgCAATACAAATCTTTTGCAGTTGAAACTATGATGTTGTAGtgttgatccttagctgaaatgagatgagaaaagacttgaaatagatgttgaatcaccaccacaataACTGAAGAAGCTTTGAACAGAATAGATGTGAGTCACACTTAtagtgctgcctttaaggttattgatgccctctactgccaagagttgttctgcgCCTCTAccttcaagataaaacaacctcccactagaagatgagacagtCCTTCTAGTCCCTTTTAGGAGCAAAAAGCTATAGCACAGCAGCCCCttttaaccttacacaagacttagagaaaatgaaaggaagaTAAAAACTTGTATGGTTACAATAAGTAGAAAATGATGGAATGTCAATGTTTGAATGAGAGTCTttacaaggtatttggttgggtttatatagacccaaaacctacccttgcaccctcttggattcctCAAGAGTAACCTctaactaatggcaagttaattggagaataatgtcatatgaaCATGAATAGtaaattaatttaataaattgaattaatcccaatcaattccttagcccacctccccactcatggtagtggccatgaatggactttagggtacccatataatgacattgaccatttgcCTCCATTTGAcaataacctatggcatgaattaagaatcaatcaattctctttgcccacctctccgctcttggtaatggccatgaatggactttagggctcctatagggtgttattgatccctttccactaccttgaccccaagggtcccacaccataacaagacaatcaaaacacataaaagaaatacttcattttgaaacttaaatataataaaatagatataaaatctaacaatcCCCACAAGTTTCAAACGACACGAAGAACACATGTACTGTGACTGTATTAGACACTACAAGACACATCGTTGTAGGTATCTTTcggacttgaacctacactaggtctaatgagcCGCGCTATAGAGTATGGGTAGAGTCAGACTCCTTGAACCTTTTCTCATTGGTGTAGCTGACCGACCCATCAACCACATTCCATAAGTCGACTTTTTGAGTTAGCCATCATATAAtcactttggacttttgaaccGGCCATGTCCTTTATCTTGGactcatgaatgtttagagaattTTCCTATAAGTTCTCATTGGCGGCGGCCACACCCTCTACATTCACTAGGTTAGTCCCCGATTTGCACCACAATTAACACACCTCCACATTTCCTGGGATTAGACTAATTAAGAGCTTTACCGCTCAACCTTTCTCCTTGTGGTGATACTACTATCACCATCTACATCTTGGAATGAATACTTATATAAGTAGTAATACTGAACTAGTCATCCCATGACTTCTTTTGTACCCCTTGAACCTAATTCAGGCATTAAGCCTCTTCACATAGGTagggtgtccatcacatgacctaaGGAATATGCATCAATCCCATTCCTATAGATGCACTAAACAAGTTCTTGATAAACATAGGCTTTGTGAACATATCAGCTTGGTTACTTTCTGACTTCACATAATCGATAGCTATTATTCTTTCATCTATGTACTGTCTCACAAGATTGTGTCTTTGGCATATATGCTTTCTTTTACCATTGTATATCTGGTTTTTGGCTAGATGTATAGCcgcttgattatcacaatgtaGTGATATCGATGGCGTTGGTTTTTACCACAATGGAATATCCGCCATTAAGTTTCTGAGTCATTCGGCTTCCGTTCTCGTCTTTTCTAAGGCTATGAACTCAGCTGCCATGGCAGAGCCTGTCTTACAAGATTGCTTTGTGGACTTCCATGAGATGGCACCACTTGctaatgtaaatacatacccactAGTATTTAAGGACTCGTTTGTATCTGAGATCCAATTTGCATCACAGTACCCCTCCAGCACCGTTGGTTTACCACTATAGTGTAAACTATTGTTTATAGTACCTTTTAGGTACCTCAACAACCTATCAACTGCGGTCCAATACTCCTTACTTGGATTGTGAGTATGTTGACTCAACTTTCCCACCGCAAGGGCAATATCAGGACGCgtacaattcattagatatgtgaCTGAACCAATAATTTGAGCATACCTTTTTTGATTTACCAGTTCACCCaaagtttcttttcaaataaCATCCCATATCAAAGGGTGATTTAACTGCTGAAACTTCATGGTACCCATACTTTTTAAGTATGTTTTCTACATAATGGGCTTGGGATAGTGAAATATTATTCTCTTGCTTGATGATCTTGAATCCCCAGGATCATATCAACCTCTCCTAAGTCCTTTGTGTCAAAACTAGACATCAAAAGTTTTTTAGCTTGATTCACTATTTTTAAGTTTGTTCCCATTATCAGCATATCATCTATATATAGCAGTATGAATACGCCTTTACCACCATGAAACCTGCTATATAAGCACCTTTCAACATTGTTCACAATGAaaccatttgaaattagaaCT
Protein-coding regions in this window:
- the LOC122057916 gene encoding TMV resistance protein N-like: MFTLRLVGGFVIVLLLKKLFEKRTDASAKGKNDAATSSATQECVSDSSSPLPASGKNEAAASSATQESDSSSSSSPLPSSGKNDAAESSSATQECGSSSSSSSLPTSGWDYEVFLSFRGETRTNFTDHLYNALLDIGIRTFRDNEELRIGEKIDGALRSAIHQSKIAIVIFSKDYASSKWCLGEVAEIAECMKLERGQRKMRVMPVFYHVDPSVVRNQTPGSSYGNAFLEHKKNFDEDTVEVWKKALKEVGRLKGWDLKNTADG